Proteins encoded within one genomic window of Granulicella pectinivorans:
- a CDS encoding GH92 family glycosyl hydrolase, with product MLSLRSLSARLSAIAVAMLVGSAAGQTKAPDYTRSVDPFIGVDWGGNTFVGAALPFGMVKLGPDMETFDGRRSGFGYSSYGNVLGFSHLHLSGAQGKYGNILVAPVVGHLDPADIRSPRTSETAEAGFYATTLSRYGVKVELTGTRRVGFHRYTFPASNDAHLTVNVAAALGLGPGYEAQRFLGADIRVLSDHEAQGMARFEGGWNNGGEYRVFFYLVTDTPAAQTHLWNGADLIDAKQASVGRGVPVGIDFALKTHAGQAVQMKVGISFLSTEQAKENVRSEAPAWNFAAIRTAAVAAWNKELGKLHMAGETPAQRRMLYTAMYHVMLMPADRTGENPGWTSSEPYYDDFYAIWDTYRSSSPLLTLISPDRQRAMIRSLVDIYRHTGYMPDARSGNDNGRTQGGSNANVVIADAFVKGMTGIDYETAFAAMVKDAEVPPKDPQREGRGGLKDYNQRGYITLNDERAGSRTVEYAYDDFAIGEVACGLGKTGEAAKYFGRTHNFENLWDKDMLVSGFKGFLRPRKADGTWADPYLTVRGTWPDFMYEGDIWTYSLYAPQDMRRLIEMAGGNQRFNDRMDFIFSRGHFDVTNEPGFLMPVLYAYSGRPDKSADIVHLLLEKYFTDSRAGIPGNDDSGAMSSWLIFQTLGIYPVAGQDVYLIGTPSLPQASLALAGGKTLRITTKGLDPAGLNHYVQSVTLNGVDLPNAWFRHAQIEHGAELVFTMGSAPSAWGRTTPPPSMSDPGYRTCVTQ from the coding sequence ATGCTTTCTCTGCGATCTCTCTCCGCTCGTCTGTCGGCCATTGCGGTGGCCATGCTTGTTGGCTCCGCTGCGGGCCAGACAAAAGCCCCCGACTACACCCGCAGCGTCGATCCCTTCATCGGCGTGGACTGGGGCGGCAACACCTTCGTCGGCGCGGCCCTTCCCTTCGGTATGGTCAAGCTCGGCCCGGATATGGAGACCTTCGACGGCCGCCGCTCCGGCTTCGGCTACTCGAGCTACGGTAACGTCCTCGGCTTCTCCCATCTGCACCTCAGCGGCGCGCAGGGCAAGTACGGCAACATCCTCGTCGCTCCCGTGGTCGGACATCTGGACCCCGCCGACATCCGCTCCCCGCGCACCAGCGAGACGGCGGAGGCAGGCTTCTACGCCACCACGCTCAGCCGCTACGGCGTCAAGGTGGAGCTGACCGGCACACGCCGCGTCGGCTTCCATCGTTACACCTTCCCAGCCTCGAACGACGCCCACCTCACCGTCAATGTAGCCGCAGCACTCGGCCTCGGCCCAGGCTATGAGGCCCAGCGCTTTCTCGGCGCGGACATCCGCGTCCTCTCCGACCACGAAGCGCAGGGCATGGCCCGGTTCGAGGGCGGATGGAACAACGGCGGAGAGTACCGCGTCTTCTTCTACCTGGTGACCGACACGCCAGCCGCGCAGACGCATCTATGGAACGGCGCCGACCTGATCGATGCGAAACAAGCCAGCGTCGGCAGGGGAGTGCCCGTCGGGATCGACTTCGCCCTGAAAACCCACGCGGGGCAAGCCGTCCAGATGAAGGTTGGCATCTCCTTCCTCAGCACGGAGCAGGCCAAGGAGAACGTCCGCAGCGAGGCCCCCGCATGGAACTTCGCCGCCATCCGGACCGCTGCCGTGGCGGCCTGGAACAAGGAGCTCGGCAAGCTGCACATGGCGGGCGAGACCCCGGCACAGCGGCGCATGCTCTACACCGCCATGTATCACGTCATGCTGATGCCCGCCGACCGCACCGGCGAGAATCCCGGATGGACCTCGAGCGAGCCCTACTACGACGACTTCTACGCCATCTGGGACACCTACCGCAGCTCCAGCCCTCTGTTGACGCTCATCTCGCCCGACCGCCAACGCGCTATGATCCGCTCCCTCGTCGACATCTACCGGCACACCGGCTACATGCCCGACGCACGCAGCGGCAACGACAACGGACGCACCCAGGGCGGATCCAACGCCAACGTCGTCATCGCCGACGCCTTCGTCAAGGGGATGACGGGCATCGACTACGAGACCGCCTTCGCCGCCATGGTCAAAGACGCCGAGGTGCCTCCGAAAGACCCGCAGCGCGAAGGCCGCGGCGGCCTGAAGGACTACAACCAGCGCGGCTACATTACCCTCAACGACGAGCGCGCCGGCTCACGCACCGTGGAGTACGCCTACGACGACTTCGCCATCGGAGAGGTCGCCTGCGGCCTCGGCAAGACCGGCGAAGCGGCCAAGTACTTCGGCCGCACCCACAACTTCGAGAACCTCTGGGACAAGGACATGCTCGTCTCCGGCTTCAAAGGCTTCCTGCGCCCCAGAAAGGCCGACGGCACCTGGGCCGATCCCTACCTCACCGTCCGAGGCACCTGGCCCGACTTCATGTACGAGGGCGACATCTGGACATACTCGCTCTACGCTCCGCAGGATATGCGACGCCTCATCGAGATGGCCGGGGGCAACCAGCGCTTCAACGACCGCATGGACTTCATCTTCAGCCGCGGCCACTTCGACGTGACCAACGAACCCGGCTTCCTGATGCCTGTGCTGTACGCCTACTCCGGCCGTCCGGACAAGTCCGCCGACATCGTGCATCTGCTGCTCGAAAAGTACTTCACCGACAGCCGCGCGGGCATCCCCGGTAACGACGACTCGGGCGCGATGTCGAGCTGGCTGATCTTCCAGACACTCGGCATCTACCCGGTGGCAGGACAGGACGTGTATCTCATCGGAACCCCCAGCCTGCCGCAGGCCTCCCTCGCGCTCGCTGGCGGCAAAACGCTCCGCATCACCACCAAGGGTCTCGATCCTGCCGGCCTGAACCACTACGTGCAGTCCGTGACGCTGAACGGCGTCGATCTGCCGAACGCCTGGTTCCGCCACGCACAGATCGAGCATGGCGCGGAGCTGGTCTTCACCATGGGCTCTGCCCCTTCGGCATGGGGCCGCACGACGCCCCCGCCTTCGATGAGCGACCCCGGCTATCGCACCTGCGTCACCCAATAA
- a CDS encoding helix-turn-helix transcriptional regulator, with product MISLDIFSRLLQALYAAPLQEERWEEFLNLLCETTGSTGGFFLCADSSLGLSIRAQGGGMVLDSSDLISYRETYAPKDPLRMPAIRSGKLGVIDCEELLPMEELRKSELYREMVKPLGLEHPSLIMLTCTIRRFEAISFWRSPQEGPMPEKFTHLLHLLVPHIQAALQIRQSLGVARQRLEGAEAMANASDTPTLILSAAGAIVMSNVAADELLRAEDGLSRRDDRLVAAKGRNQSALDALLRRTATANFSHLDPRGGPPLLLHRSSGSQPLILQASPLPGGTGFGSGSILLLITDPERPIRPADDVMQALYSFTPAEVEIANGLITGYSLVEIAALRRVSVGTVRGQIKSIFSKTKTSGQSDLVRLLTCLPRAQPTQS from the coding sequence ATGATCTCTCTGGACATCTTCTCCAGGCTTCTGCAGGCGCTGTACGCCGCGCCGCTGCAAGAGGAGAGATGGGAAGAATTTCTCAATCTACTGTGCGAGACTACCGGCTCCACGGGCGGGTTCTTTCTGTGCGCCGACAGCAGCCTTGGACTGTCGATCCGTGCGCAGGGTGGAGGAATGGTCCTCGACTCGTCCGACCTAATCTCCTACCGTGAGACCTACGCTCCCAAGGATCCGTTGCGGATGCCTGCCATCCGCAGCGGGAAGCTTGGTGTCATCGATTGCGAGGAACTGCTTCCGATGGAAGAGCTGCGGAAGTCCGAGCTCTACCGCGAGATGGTGAAGCCTCTGGGGCTGGAGCATCCGTCGCTGATCATGCTGACGTGCACCATCCGCCGGTTTGAAGCGATCAGCTTCTGGCGCAGCCCGCAGGAGGGGCCGATGCCGGAGAAGTTTACGCATCTGCTGCATCTGCTGGTGCCGCACATTCAGGCGGCGCTGCAGATTCGCCAGTCCCTCGGGGTCGCCAGGCAAAGGCTGGAGGGGGCGGAGGCGATGGCCAACGCGAGCGACACCCCCACGCTGATTCTCTCCGCAGCGGGTGCCATCGTGATGTCGAACGTTGCCGCCGATGAGCTGCTTCGTGCCGAGGACGGCCTCAGCCGCAGGGATGACCGGCTGGTGGCTGCCAAGGGCCGGAATCAGAGCGCGCTGGACGCGCTGCTGCGGCGCACGGCCACGGCGAACTTCTCGCACCTGGATCCCCGGGGCGGGCCGCCTTTGCTGTTGCACCGTTCGTCGGGGTCACAACCGCTGATTCTGCAGGCCTCGCCGCTGCCCGGTGGCACGGGCTTTGGGTCGGGGTCGATCCTTCTGCTGATCACCGATCCAGAGAGACCGATCCGTCCGGCGGACGATGTGATGCAGGCGCTTTACTCCTTTACGCCGGCGGAGGTGGAGATCGCCAACGGCCTGATCACGGGCTACTCGCTGGTGGAGATTGCGGCCCTTCGCCGCGTGTCGGTGGGGACGGTTCGGGGGCAGATCAAGAGCATCTTCTCGAAGACGAAGACCTCCGGGCAGAGCGATTTGGTCCGACTTCTTACCTGTCTGCCCCGTGCGCAGCCGACGCAGAGTTGA
- a CDS encoding TonB-dependent receptor has translation MGAYVLLFVLSLGLLVPRALMAQNAGTGAIEGTVQDSTGAVVPNATVTALNVNTGLSTTRTTTSGGFYSIGTLLPGTYKVTVTATGFRTFVQENLVVDSSHTSGLNVPLTNGATTETVTVTEIPPALETTNATLGGTIENSSYTALPVMISGLQQRDVTQFSNLLPGAQVPPGGRSSIIGGTAQRLGELYLDGLPLTTISQQGDNRPVFNVVPLEAIDAVQVVTSGFSAQYQGAGLENYSTKSGGNKYHGSVFEYIRNTAFDAWSFSAKPGGGNTVTVIQNGAAVKVPGPKTPEHQNEYGFTIGGPISIPKLFSGHDKLFFFATYDRFKSSQGANPSASTLPSTLMRSGNFQELLPTTAGGLGNTSGANYAIYDPTTQASCTAHSTNGACRYQYGYGPGAANGPGGAPVRTTAPVNVIPASQLSPIAQYLEKFLPAPSIDQTGVIQNNYIAGIPAGYQNWIYSGRVDYAMTDKNRMSFLYTSGSRKAVPYTSTTTNFPVPYLASTLSTVQGHYLALEDTYTISSSLVNQFKVGYMYFGGPPVRNPTNGITQYELKTAGVTGLPAGQASENFPGVIFGGSNAQTTWASPSTGSTSVSNTFTFVDNVQWVKGNHAMTFGFQYQALQNNASTADTGSLPVNLNFSTNDTGNVLGSNFVSGTGYSYASYMLGAVGSTSVTQQSFSVLGGRFHPISPYVQDDWKVTPKLTLNIGLRWDYFPTYNETLDRWSFLNPTITNPVTGNPGALQFAGNRVGAGVSCLCRSPVNNWMKNWGPRLGFAYAPDAHTVFRGAYSLLYSHGGGTGGAGGAGTGTGQAGFNSVASFTDNSSGPAFYLNNNPAFVNSNANFGGPGYNLAPVAPISAASQALNVGYYVNGAGAFSGTGSGIAYADPYVGGRSPEISFYNFGMQKEFVKDVTVTANYVGTQSHFLAGAANMRGLQSGQMDPRYLALGSYLARPATQANINAAQAATGITIPVPYAGYVAAASLSTSATIQHMLTWMPQYSGTTDTWGTVANSNYNAFQLSVEKRMSHGLSMTVNYTYSRNIDDAGTARSGWAIPASATSDGRAWSQNRIDRSLSGNNLPQLLTIFGVYKLPFGKGGIGKDSAIVRAIGSGWQLSEIYQYSSGLPLAIVGTCNSTQNVGQGTCMPDFNPNFSGSVRTGGGWGQGATAANLATKSYLNGYIQATTSGSGTNGTAAVACASSNGPFCNSRDYSIGNLTRMAPYGLRGQSPYRLAMTASRTFDITDRWKFLFRVDCQNVTNHTTFGNNAQNNQIGVNVNSSNFGTLNFASADSRAFQFSGRISF, from the coding sequence ATGGGGGCCTATGTTTTGCTGTTCGTTCTGTCTCTTGGGCTGCTTGTACCCCGCGCCCTGATGGCGCAGAACGCAGGAACCGGCGCGATTGAAGGTACCGTGCAGGACTCGACCGGCGCCGTCGTGCCGAATGCGACCGTGACGGCTCTGAACGTCAATACCGGTCTTTCGACCACACGTACGACGACCTCGGGCGGCTTCTACAGCATCGGGACGCTGCTTCCCGGCACGTACAAGGTGACGGTCACGGCGACCGGCTTCCGCACGTTCGTGCAGGAAAACCTCGTTGTGGACTCGTCGCACACCTCGGGTTTGAACGTGCCGCTGACCAACGGCGCCACGACCGAGACGGTGACTGTGACGGAGATTCCTCCGGCGCTGGAGACGACCAACGCGACGCTTGGCGGCACGATCGAAAACAGCTCGTACACCGCTCTGCCGGTCATGATCTCCGGACTGCAGCAGCGTGATGTGACGCAGTTCTCGAATCTTCTGCCCGGCGCGCAGGTTCCTCCGGGAGGACGTTCGTCGATCATCGGCGGCACGGCACAGCGTCTTGGCGAACTGTACCTCGACGGTCTTCCGCTGACGACCATCTCGCAGCAGGGTGACAACCGCCCTGTGTTCAACGTTGTCCCGCTCGAGGCGATCGACGCGGTGCAGGTGGTGACGTCGGGCTTCTCGGCGCAGTACCAGGGCGCGGGTCTCGAGAACTACAGCACCAAGTCGGGCGGCAACAAGTACCACGGCTCGGTTTTTGAGTACATTCGCAACACGGCGTTCGATGCGTGGTCGTTCTCGGCCAAGCCGGGCGGCGGAAACACGGTCACGGTCATTCAAAACGGGGCAGCCGTGAAGGTCCCAGGCCCGAAGACGCCCGAGCATCAGAACGAGTACGGCTTCACCATCGGCGGACCGATCAGCATTCCGAAGCTCTTCAGTGGCCACGACAAGCTGTTCTTCTTCGCGACCTACGACCGGTTCAAGTCATCGCAGGGCGCCAACCCCAGCGCATCGACGCTGCCTTCGACGTTGATGCGCTCCGGTAACTTCCAGGAGCTGCTGCCCACGACGGCGGGTGGTCTCGGCAATACCTCGGGCGCGAACTACGCCATCTACGATCCGACCACGCAGGCGAGCTGCACCGCGCACAGCACCAATGGCGCATGCCGCTACCAGTATGGCTACGGCCCGGGTGCGGCGAACGGCCCCGGCGGCGCTCCGGTGAGGACGACCGCCCCTGTCAACGTGATTCCGGCGAGCCAGCTTTCGCCGATCGCGCAGTATCTGGAGAAGTTCCTGCCGGCTCCGTCGATCGACCAGACCGGTGTGATCCAGAACAACTACATTGCGGGTATTCCGGCCGGCTACCAGAACTGGATCTACTCCGGACGCGTGGATTACGCGATGACGGACAAGAACCGCATGTCGTTCCTGTACACCTCGGGTAGCCGTAAAGCGGTTCCGTACACGTCAACCACGACCAACTTCCCTGTTCCCTATCTTGCCTCTACGCTCTCTACGGTGCAGGGTCACTATCTTGCGCTCGAAGATACGTACACGATCAGCTCGAGCCTCGTGAACCAGTTCAAGGTCGGCTACATGTACTTCGGTGGTCCTCCGGTCCGCAACCCGACCAACGGCATCACGCAGTATGAGTTGAAGACGGCCGGCGTCACCGGTCTTCCGGCCGGACAGGCTTCGGAGAACTTCCCGGGCGTGATCTTCGGCGGAAGCAACGCGCAGACGACGTGGGCTTCGCCCAGCACGGGCAGCACCTCGGTCTCGAACACCTTCACCTTTGTCGACAACGTGCAGTGGGTGAAGGGCAATCATGCCATGACCTTCGGCTTCCAGTACCAGGCGCTGCAGAACAACGCCAGCACTGCGGATACCGGATCGTTGCCGGTGAACCTGAACTTCAGCACCAACGATACGGGCAATGTGCTTGGCTCGAACTTCGTCTCGGGTACGGGCTACTCGTATGCCAGCTACATGCTGGGTGCGGTGGGTTCGACGAGCGTGACGCAGCAGAGCTTCTCGGTGCTTGGCGGCCGCTTCCACCCCATCTCGCCCTATGTGCAGGATGACTGGAAGGTCACGCCGAAGCTTACGCTCAACATCGGCCTGCGTTGGGACTACTTCCCGACCTATAACGAGACGCTCGACCGCTGGTCGTTCCTCAACCCGACCATCACGAATCCCGTCACCGGCAACCCTGGCGCACTGCAGTTCGCCGGCAACCGCGTGGGCGCTGGCGTAAGCTGCCTGTGCCGGTCGCCGGTCAACAACTGGATGAAGAACTGGGGACCGCGTCTCGGGTTTGCCTACGCTCCCGATGCCCACACGGTCTTCCGTGGTGCGTACTCTCTGCTGTACTCGCATGGTGGTGGTACGGGTGGTGCCGGCGGTGCCGGTACGGGAACGGGTCAGGCTGGATTCAACAGCGTTGCCAGCTTCACGGACAACTCCTCCGGACCTGCCTTCTACCTGAACAACAACCCCGCTTTCGTGAATTCGAATGCGAACTTCGGCGGACCCGGCTACAACCTCGCCCCGGTGGCTCCGATCTCGGCGGCCAGCCAGGCGCTGAACGTGGGCTATTACGTCAACGGTGCAGGCGCATTCAGCGGAACGGGCTCGGGCATTGCCTATGCCGACCCGTACGTCGGTGGACGCTCGCCCGAGATCTCCTTCTACAACTTCGGTATGCAGAAAGAGTTCGTCAAGGACGTGACGGTCACGGCCAACTACGTTGGGACGCAGAGCCACTTCCTTGCGGGTGCCGCGAATATGCGCGGTCTGCAGTCGGGCCAGATGGATCCGCGTTACCTCGCACTGGGCAGCTATCTCGCCCGTCCTGCGACGCAGGCCAACATCAACGCAGCGCAGGCTGCCACCGGCATCACCATCCCTGTGCCGTACGCAGGGTATGTGGCGGCCGCGTCCCTCAGCACCAGCGCAACCATCCAGCACATGCTGACCTGGATGCCCCAGTATTCGGGCACGACGGACACGTGGGGCACGGTGGCCAACTCCAACTACAACGCCTTCCAGCTCTCGGTCGAGAAGCGCATGTCGCATGGGCTTTCGATGACCGTGAACTACACCTACTCGCGCAACATCGATGACGCCGGCACGGCTCGCAGCGGTTGGGCGATTCCCGCATCGGCGACTTCGGATGGACGTGCGTGGTCGCAGAATCGGATCGATCGCTCGCTGAGCGGAAACAACCTGCCGCAGCTCCTCACGATCTTCGGCGTCTACAAACTCCCGTTCGGCAAGGGCGGCATCGGCAAGGACAGCGCGATCGTCCGGGCCATTGGCAGCGGATGGCAGCTCTCGGAGATCTACCAGTACTCCTCCGGTCTTCCGCTCGCGATCGTCGGCACCTGCAACAGCACGCAGAACGTCGGACAGGGAACCTGCATGCCCGACTTCAATCCGAACTTCAGCGGAAGCGTCCGTACGGGCGGCGGCTGGGGACAGGGAGCCACGGCCGCGAACCTCGCGACCAAGAGCTACCTGAACGGCTACATTCAGGCGACGACCTCGGGCTCCGGCACCAACGGAACCGCGGCGGTTGCGTGTGCCTCCAGCAACGGTCCGTTCTGCAACTCGCGCGATTACTCCATCGGCAACCTGACCCGCATGGCCCCCTACGGGCTGCGCGGACAGAGCCCCTACCGTCTCGCGATGACCGCGAGCCGTACCTTCGATATCACCGATCGCTGGAAGTTCCTGTTCCGCGTTGATTGCCAGAACGTCACGAATCACACGACCTTCGGCAACAACGCGCAGAACAACCAGATCGGTGTCAACGTCAACAGCTCGAACTTCGGAACGCTCAACTTTGCCAGCGCGGATAGCCGTGCGTTCCAGTTCTCGGGCCGCATCAGCTTCTAA
- a CDS encoding efflux RND transporter periplasmic adaptor subunit, producing the protein MTRFQSHLLALACVGLALTGCRKQDEASREAKEAPPAAPATIETGSTGTVKVDKPSQFPLVSASTRQMASTLNATGSVNPDISRELPVLSLANGRVVNLRVRLGDIVHRGQPIMDVQSPDISTAFGTYLKAVSDEHLTRITLDRDKLLYDKGAIPQTQLEVAENGEQDAQSALTASEQQLRILGVDKNHPSDTVTITAPTSGVVIAQNATAAGAAGVVYAGAAGSLTIADLSHVWVICDVYENDLASVHLGEQAEIRLAAYPGKVLQGTIGDIGAILDPAIRTAKVRVQVANPGGILRLGMFATATFRSAQQATIITIPGDSILHLHDRAFVFEPAGSEGTFRTVEVKTGRTLDGNFVEITSGLSLGQQVVANALELQNTAAQ; encoded by the coding sequence ATGACCCGATTCCAGTCGCACCTCCTGGCCCTTGCCTGCGTTGGCCTCGCACTCACCGGATGTCGCAAGCAGGACGAGGCCAGCCGCGAGGCCAAAGAGGCCCCGCCCGCCGCGCCCGCGACCATCGAAACCGGCAGCACAGGGACCGTCAAGGTCGATAAGCCATCGCAGTTCCCCTTGGTCTCCGCTTCCACGCGCCAGATGGCATCGACCCTGAACGCCACCGGCTCGGTCAACCCGGATATCTCCCGCGAGCTGCCGGTGCTTTCGCTGGCCAATGGCCGCGTCGTCAATCTGCGCGTGCGCCTCGGCGACATCGTCCACCGCGGCCAGCCCATCATGGACGTCCAGAGCCCCGACATCTCCACGGCCTTCGGGACCTACCTCAAGGCAGTCAGCGACGAGCACCTGACCAGGATCACGCTCGACCGCGACAAGCTCCTCTATGACAAGGGGGCCATTCCGCAGACGCAGCTTGAGGTCGCCGAAAACGGCGAGCAGGACGCCCAGTCCGCGCTGACCGCCTCCGAGCAGCAGCTCCGCATCCTCGGCGTCGACAAGAACCACCCCAGCGACACGGTGACCATCACCGCTCCCACATCCGGCGTCGTCATCGCGCAGAACGCCACCGCCGCGGGGGCTGCCGGAGTCGTCTACGCCGGCGCCGCCGGATCCCTCACCATCGCCGATCTTTCGCACGTATGGGTCATCTGCGATGTGTATGAGAACGACCTCGCCAGCGTCCATCTCGGCGAACAGGCGGAGATTCGCCTCGCCGCCTATCCCGGAAAGGTCCTTCAGGGCACCATCGGAGATATCGGCGCCATCCTCGATCCCGCCATCCGCACCGCCAAGGTACGCGTCCAGGTCGCGAACCCGGGCGGCATCCTGCGGCTCGGCATGTTCGCCACCGCAACCTTCCGCAGCGCGCAGCAGGCCACGATCATCACCATTCCGGGCGACTCGATCCTTCATCTCCACGACCGCGCCTTCGTCTTTGAGCCCGCAGGTTCGGAGGGCACCTTCCGTACGGTCGAGGTCAAGACCGGACGCACGCTCGATGGCAACTTCGTCGAGATCACCTCAGGCCTCAGCCTCGGTCAGCAGGTCGTAGCCAACGCTCTCGAACTGCAGAACACGGCGGCCCAGTAA
- a CDS encoding response regulator transcription factor codes for MNVMLIDDHTLFRESLRRLLEGEPDWTVTGTYGNAEDAAYAIAEGLACDLALIDFDLDGSNEASTNGLTAAARLRSMRPAMPILLVTAGMDATEMLYAVHEAKVGIFLKNEPSEELFLAMRRTARGEQWVSSGVALSLLKGTQPPEKTTEPLFSSRERMVLDYVLEGLTNKEIGSQLQLSESLIKAILQKLFEKTGVRSRSQLVRIALELQAKPDN; via the coding sequence ATGAACGTGATGCTGATCGATGACCACACCCTGTTTCGCGAGAGCCTGCGTCGGCTCCTCGAAGGCGAGCCGGACTGGACGGTGACCGGCACCTATGGCAACGCGGAGGATGCGGCGTACGCGATCGCCGAAGGACTTGCCTGCGATCTGGCATTGATCGACTTCGACCTGGATGGGAGCAACGAGGCGAGTACAAACGGCCTGACGGCAGCGGCCCGGCTGCGCAGCATGCGGCCCGCGATGCCCATTCTTCTGGTGACCGCAGGGATGGACGCGACCGAGATGTTATACGCGGTGCATGAGGCGAAGGTGGGGATCTTCCTGAAGAACGAACCTTCCGAGGAGTTGTTTCTCGCGATGCGGAGAACGGCGCGCGGCGAACAGTGGGTCTCCTCGGGAGTGGCACTGTCTTTGTTGAAGGGAACGCAGCCACCGGAGAAGACCACTGAGCCGCTGTTCTCAAGCCGCGAGCGCATGGTGCTGGATTATGTGCTGGAGGGATTGACGAACAAGGAGATCGGCAGTCAGTTGCAGCTCTCCGAGAGTCTCATCAAGGCAATCCTGCAGAAGCTCTTCGAGAAGACCGGGGTAAGAAGCAGGTCGCAACTGGTTCGCATCGCGCTCGAGCTACAGGCGAAGCCGGACAACTGA
- a CDS encoding ATP-binding protein, whose product MWAKIFKSRRPAYVVMEAVALMIVIAIVDLNIHAQVPLALVYLVPAAYAGTGLSRWQIPAFGALCTAIAEMADAFPWSVAQGIPRDALYFIAYTAAGLYVSEVLANRRREEEHLHEVELEGEARQQAEEQLRLLVTTSSIAIVTSDEQGRILQANDAAERLFGGGEKPLKLTGQGIAELIPALARAPSMGRGQRQLKTMMQCQGLRADLEPFFADVWFSTYRTAEGNRLTAMIVDSSKEIRDREEANLEQVLTGLRLLVGSVSHEIRNICAAIGFVQQKLATQRPDLVAQEDFKALQQLTTTLERLAAVELSQVKHQAGHVHLNRFLQDLRIIVGPSLREAGVSVDWDKGEDTAMVWADPQGLLQVFLNLIRNAEAALADRDDARLTLSVRKTKGFVQIRVADNGSGIADPDHLFNPFRTAKRKPGQLSMGLYLSRALVTSFHGDLRYEPNPAGAVFVVELLPVETVNESDAECCR is encoded by the coding sequence ATGTGGGCGAAGATCTTCAAGAGCCGGCGACCAGCGTATGTGGTGATGGAAGCAGTTGCGCTGATGATCGTCATCGCAATTGTGGATCTGAACATTCATGCACAGGTGCCGCTCGCGCTAGTGTACCTCGTACCCGCCGCGTATGCGGGGACAGGGCTCTCTCGCTGGCAGATCCCGGCCTTCGGCGCGCTGTGTACGGCAATCGCGGAGATGGCCGACGCCTTCCCATGGAGCGTGGCGCAGGGTATTCCGCGCGATGCGCTGTACTTTATCGCCTATACGGCGGCAGGGCTCTACGTCTCGGAGGTGCTGGCCAATCGCAGACGAGAGGAAGAGCATCTGCATGAAGTGGAGTTGGAGGGCGAAGCCAGACAGCAGGCAGAGGAACAGCTTCGCCTTCTGGTCACCACCTCTTCCATCGCGATCGTGACCTCGGATGAGCAGGGCCGGATTCTACAGGCGAACGATGCAGCGGAACGTCTGTTCGGAGGCGGCGAGAAGCCCCTGAAGCTGACCGGGCAGGGCATCGCGGAGCTGATTCCGGCGCTGGCGCGCGCGCCAAGCATGGGACGCGGGCAGCGGCAGTTGAAGACGATGATGCAGTGCCAGGGGCTGCGTGCGGACCTTGAACCCTTCTTCGCGGACGTGTGGTTCTCCACCTATCGTACGGCGGAGGGCAACCGCCTGACGGCGATGATCGTCGACTCGTCGAAGGAGATTCGCGACCGCGAGGAGGCTAACCTGGAGCAGGTGCTCACCGGGCTGCGTCTGCTGGTGGGGTCGGTATCGCACGAGATCCGCAACATCTGCGCAGCGATCGGATTCGTGCAGCAGAAGCTTGCGACGCAGAGGCCTGACCTGGTTGCGCAGGAAGACTTCAAGGCGCTGCAACAGTTGACCACGACGCTGGAGCGGCTGGCGGCCGTGGAGCTCTCGCAAGTCAAGCATCAGGCGGGTCATGTCCATCTGAACCGGTTTCTTCAGGACCTTCGGATCATCGTGGGTCCCTCGCTGCGCGAAGCCGGCGTCTCCGTCGATTGGGACAAGGGCGAAGACACGGCGATGGTGTGGGCCGATCCACAGGGTCTTCTGCAGGTATTTCTGAACCTGATCCGCAATGCCGAGGCCGCACTTGCCGACAGGGACGATGCACGGCTCACGTTGAGCGTGCGCAAGACGAAAGGGTTTGTGCAAATTCGCGTCGCCGACAACGGAAGCGGCATCGCCGATCCCGATCACCTCTTCAATCCGTTCCGGACGGCGAAGCGCAAGCCGGGACAGCTCTCGATGGGGCTGTATCTGTCGCGAGCCCTTGTGACGAGCTTCCATGGCGATCTGCGATATGAGCCGAACCCTGCCGGCGCGGTGTTTGTGGTGGAGCTTCTGCCCGTCGAGACCGTGAACGAAAGCGATGCGGAGTGCTGCCGATGA